The following DNA comes from Methanobrevibacter millerae.
GATTCAATAGCTGAAGAAACGGACAAACTATATCACGCACACAAGGTAAAGGACAGCAGAAAGGAAATAGCAAAGATTCTAAACGGCAAGCTAAAAGACGTCAATGCCGAATACAGGGAAAAATACGGAATAGACATACGCTCCGAGGTCGTATCGGTTGAAAGCACGGACACTCCATGGAAGGTATTGTTTAAGGTTCGGGTGAAGGCGGATAAGGACTCACAGCAGTTCGATGGCGTTTTAGAAAGCAACTCATCGATTGAGGGATTAAACGATCCGCTTCCATATGCCATGATAACAGCCTACAACAACATAAACCATGACGACAAGACGATATACTACTTCGAATCGCTGGCACAGTACCTGCTTAAGCACAACGCCAAGTCCTATGAGTCCTACATTCTGGCGTCGTCGCCGATGATTATTAAAAAGTGCCCCTATGACCCATATGTTCATCACGGCGACGGGAATACACTTAAGGAGTGTCTTAAAAACGGATATTTCCATGAAAGCAGGGACGGAAGTTGCTATCTGTGCAGGCTTGAGGGAAAGGGAACGTGTCCCCATTACGGAATGGAAGTCTTCATTCACCCCCACACCCTTATTACAAACGAAACTGTCTCATGCGTGGACCACGTCATCTTTCATGACAGGTACAACGGAAAGAAACTGGATGAAAACGACATCAACAGCCTGATTCTCGATGAGTCACACTGCAAAAAATACGGGTTGGTTTACAATGGACAACAGGGGTAACTTTACACTTGAAATACTTGTGGTGGCAATTGTCATCATACTGATTTTGGGTATTATCACACTTGCCACAGAGATATCATCCGAGAAAATTTCAAAGGGCATAGAAACGGACAACATTGAAAAGACAATCAACGAGGTATGTGACAGTCTTATAAACGACCCAGGAGTTCCTCAGAACTGGGAAGACTTCAAGGCCAAAAGGGTTGGACTTGCCATAGTCAACGAATACGAAAATGTCATTCCAAACAGTGTATCGTACTTTAAAATCCTAGAACTCGGCAGGGACTACGACAATCTTGTCACCAAAAAGATCTTCGACAATAAATTTCACTCCTCCATGGAGCTGATACCACATGAGACATCAATTTCAAGTGTAAAAATAGGTGATGATGAAAGTTCCGCAAACGCCTACAGCGTCAACAGAATCGTGAAATGCGACTTTTATAAAAAGTATGTTATTAAGGACTTTACGGTTGACGGCAAATGCAACCACAACCACAGGCAGAGTGAATACAGCTGCAACTATTTCAAGCTCTTTGAAAAAAACCTGAGAAGCTCGGATTATTATCTGCTGATTGACGAAAGCGAAAAAAACAGCCTCAGCTACTCAATCGACACGACACATTTCAAGGACTACGAGGGAAAGCTTGCAAGCAAAACATCAATTTATTTGAATAATGAATTAAGCTCACTTTTTGAAGTCAATGACACAAGCTCGGTGGTATTCATTCACCTTGACAAAAATGATGCAAAAGCCGTTTTAGTGGCCGTTCCAAAGAATTTCGATAAGGGCAATCTCAAATACGACTACTTTACAACCCAGGCGTGCGATTTCGTGCTGAAGGCATGGAGCTAGATTAATGCGCCTAAAATAAAGAGTGATACTGAAATCAATATCAGACTTGAAATTGCATCGGTTACACTGGTTGAAATAGGGATTACGATATTGTCCGGGTCAATATCCCTGTTGTATGATGTGATTGAAATGTAGTATACTACAAAAATCATCACTGAAATCAGAATCAGGCCGGAAATCAGCGAAATCAGTATTATATTAAGGTAGCCGACTCCCGCTGAGCCGAGGATGTTGGTTGAGTTTTCGGCTATAAAACCGATGAGCGGAAACATCACAATAGCCAGAACGTAACAAATCATGAAATTGTGCAGACTTTCGCCTTCAGGCTTTCTTAAAGGCTCAATAAGACCATAGTGAAGACCTGAGGACAGCCTTGCACTCAATATGCTTACAAGACTTCCGCTTTCGCCTGAGAAGAGCGGCATCAAGGTAAGCAGGCTCGGATTGGTAAGCAGGGTTTCAATGGAGCTGTTGAATATTCCTCCGGCTGAAACTCCCAAAATTGATGATACGAGTAAAACAGGAGTGGACTGGGTAATTATTTTTTTTGACTCGCTTGACATTCTGAACACGTAAACAAAAGCTGAAATGACGAATACCGTTAATATTAACGTGAATATTTCCTTAATCAATAAGCTGGTATTCAGATAATTCAGAACGTAAAGTGAAGCCACTATTGCCGGTAAGGTAAACAGATCCCCGATAGCTGCAATTAACGGCGTCGTGATGTTGTCGGGATCCCATCCGTGGTTGAAGCTCTTGAATGAAATAAACATGGTTACAGGAAGCATTATAATGGTGGAAATGATTCCCGCAATGACGCTTATCAGTATAAAGTCAATCAGTGCGATGGACTCGAAATGGAATATAATACAGAATATCTTAGCTATTATTGCCAAAAAGAGTGACAGAATAAGTGTCAGTACGAATGAAGAAAGAATGTTATTGTTCAATTGCTCTGACAGCTCGAACTTTGGAGATATCATACCGATGTGCAGGTTTGTAGAGATTCTTGAGGCAAATGAACCGAAAATGTTTCCTCTCATTCCGATAGCACCCGGAATAATAACAAGCAGTCCAGGGAATGTTTCAAGGAAAAAGGTCATTTTTCCAAGTAAAATTCCTGCAAACAAATCTCCCAAAGCACAGATTAAAAGAGCTATGAAGCTTTCCTTAATTACTGAATCGTGTTCTGAAAAGAAGTCCTGGATAGAAGACAGTGAAATGCGATTCTTCTTCTTGTTTGCTTTCAAGCATATCACTCCCTCTAATCATTTTAATCACTTCTTTTTAATCTTCATCTTCTAATTCTTCTGGAATGTCTTCAAATGAACATGCTGCGCTTGCAAGCTTTCTTAAAAGCTCTGCGCCTTCATCTGTTCCTTTTAAAAGTAAAATGTCATTAGGAAGAATCATTGTGTTTTTATCAGGTCCGTAAATCCAGGATTCTCCACGTCTAATCGCAATAACTCTCATTCCTGTACGGTTAGCTAAAAACAATTCTCCCAATGTCTTATTAGTTAAGTCTGATTCTTCAACAACGCTGATTCTTGCAATCATCTTATCGGATTCTTCCATAACCATCTTGAATACAGGGTGCGGTTTAATCCCTTTAATTACAAGGTCAGCCAAATCCTTTGCTGCATTTGCCATACTTTCAGCAGCTTCAGCAATCTCAAGCAGTGCAGTCAGCTTTTCTGCATCCTCATATGATCTTGCTGCGACCAAGGATTCCTTTTTGATTTCATAATTCATGGCGTTGACTCTATTTTCCAAAGTCAACACTTCTTCAGCAGCATCTATGCTGTTGAACAGAACAGCCGAGTAAGCCAAATCAACCATCAGCTCCGACATGTTTTTCATTTCAATTAAAAGATTTTTAATCGACATTTTTATCCCTCTTTATAAATCCCTCGGATTATTATTCAATAAGCATGCTCTTCTTAATTTCAATAATGTTTTCTTTTTAGATTTTAAATCATCAACTTCTTCTATGATTTCTTCTATAGGACCTCTAAGGCACTTTACAGCCTCTTCGGTGTGAGGCCAATGACATTCCTTGCAGTTCCATACGTTCTTGCCCTTTATCCACTCGCCGCCTGTTGAGGAATCTCCGCACGGATAAAAAGGACAATAGCAGAAATCGCAGAATTGGCCGTCCCAGTGGCACGGATAGAATTCACACTCCCTGTTCGGGCCGTGGGGAATTTCACCGTTGATGAATTTTTCGTAATGATTTCTTGAAAGCTCGTGAATCGGGCTTCTTATTACATATCCCCTAGGGGTTACTAGCTTTCCATCCTGAACGTAGGTCAGGTCGTTTCCCACTATAAGCGTGCAGGACATGTTGACGATGTCTTCGGTCAAGTCCTTTACCTTGACGACCGTTTCCTTTGCCGGTTCATATGTGCTGTCAACGATACCTATTAATGCATCTTCTCCCTTAATTTCCAAAACACATTTTTTAAATCTTCTGAAGGGTTCCTTACGTGTTTTACTAATAGGGTTATAGATTGCTACAATCAGATTGGCCTCAAGAGCGTATTTCAGCTTCTTTTCAATTTCAGAAAGCGGAGTTAAAATGTTGCTTAGGCTTATGGCCGCAAAGTCATTCAGGGGAGCTCCCAATTTGGAGGAAGCGTAATTAAGTGCGGAAACGCCGGGATAAACCTTGACTTCCACATCGTCGTACTTTGAAAGAATCTGATACAGTACGTTAGCCATTCCAAATACGCCAGGGTCTCCTGAACTTATCAATGAAACAGTTTTTCCTTCCTTGCTCTTTTGAATTGCGACTTCGGCTCTTGCTATCTCATCGCCCATTCCCTTTTTTAGAATTTCCTTATCAGCTATCAAGTCCTCTATCTGGTTTATGTACTTTTTATAGCCGATAATAATGTCAGACTCTTCAATAGCTTTTACAGCTCCTAAAGTCATGTTCTCTCTATTTTGACCAATTCCAATAACGTTAATCATAATATTTCCCTTAATATAATTTTAAAACAGAATTGACAGCCAGCGAGCTCGTGTCAACCATTAGTTCACCGCTCTTAAACGAAGCGACACCTGTGACTATCACCTTATATGCCGGATCCTGGCTAATGATGATTTGTCCTGAAGTTGAATTCGGGGAAGCGTATCCCAAAGCCTCAATGGTCACGTTAATTTTATCGTTGTCCAAATCGTCATAGGTTGACACGTTCATTGATTCAACATTGACGCCGTCAACCTGAGACAGCTCTTCCATCTGAAGCGCCACCTCTTTTTCGTTTGATATGTTAATGTAGGTCGGATCCTTGATTAACACATCATTGACGTTTTGAGGATTGAAAAAGCCAGTTATCTTTGTTACCTGCATGTCAATCAATCCCTTAACATCCGGAACTTCAGCTGTGACAATTGTATATGAACTGAATAGTCCTATTTCAAAAAATATTATAAATAATACAATGATTAATAATATTCTAAGTACTTTCGCCATTTTATCACATCTTACTATTTAAATAACATATAATATTCTAAGTTTATTTTTAATAGATAATAAATATAACTAAAATTTACCTGCAATTTGAATATTACCTGGCGGGAGCAATATTACAAATTGAAATTCTCAAAGTTTATAAATATTGAAAATAAAAATTTTAACTAATATGACAAATAAGATTTTACTTAAATTTGCAAAAAAAGGAATTAATTTATCACCTGATGCCTATAATAAGGTAATGGCAGCAGATAATCCTACAAATTTCGCTTCAGACATTATAGTAAAGTTAAAAAGCGGTGATTTTAAGCCTGCAGATTTGATTTCAGTCAATGCAAAAACGATAGATGAGATAATGGGCGGGAAAATAGAAGAGCCTGCCGAGGATGAAAAAGGTGATGAAAGTCCTTCACCAGCTCCTGAAATCGCTGAAACAAAAGAAGAATCATCAGATGATAATGAAGTTAATGTTTCCGACAGCGGTGAAAAGGTAGTCGATGCAAAAATAAAGTTTAAAAGAAATCTGGAAAAATCAAAGGTTCAATACGACTTCAAGATTATACAGGACAGTTCAAACAAGTCATACACAAGCGGTGAAATCGGCGATCTAATCAGCTATTTCCAGTCCAGGTATGAGAAGCTGTCCAAAATCCTAAAGCAAAGGCCTGACTTGAAGATGACCACAAAAGTTGCTGACATTGAGGACGGCCAAACTACAGTCAATTTAATATTAATGGTTAAGGAAATCCGCTCCACGAAAAACGGACACCGATTCGTTGAGTTCGAAGACGATACCGGTTCCATATCAATTCTGTTCTCCAATAAAAATGAAGAGCTCTTTGCAGAGGCTGAAAAGCTTGTAAGGGATGAGGTTGTCGGCGTCATCGCAAACAGGGACGGCGACTTTACCATAGCCAACCAATTAATATATCCCGGAGTTACCAGAATCCAGGAAAAGGAAATGGATTTCGGGGTTGTTTTCCTTTCAGACGTTCACATCGGAAGCCTGACATTCCTTGAGGGCGCATTTCAGAAATTCATTGACTGGATTAACTGCGAATACGGTACTGAAGAGCAGAGAAGGATTGCCGAAGACATCAAGTACCTGATTATTGCCGGAGATATCGTGGACGGCATCGGAGTATATCCTAACCAGGACAAGGAACTTTCCATCAAGGATATCCGCCTGCAGTACGATGAGGCCGCAAGGTTTTTGGGAAACGTGAGAAGCGACATCAAGATAATCATAGCTCCCGGAAACCACGACGCTTCAAGACTGGCCGAGCCGCAGCCTGCTGTTCCTGAAGAATACGCCAAGTCATTGTATGAACTTGACAACGTTGAATTTGTAAGTAATCCGGCCGTAATATCTCTTGACGGTATTAACGTCTTGATTTATCACGGTGAAAGTTTCAATGAACTTCCTATGGCCATTAAAGGTCTTTCTTATGAAAAAAATGAAATGATGATGGAAGAGCTTTTAAGAAAAAGACACTTGGCCCCTATTTATGGTGAAAGAACACCTTTGGCTTCAGAACTTGAAGACTACCTGGTTATAGAGCATGTTCCGGACATTTTCCACACAGGACACATTCACATCAATTCATATAAAAAGTATAACGGAATTCATATGATTAATTCAGGGACTTTCCAGACTCAGACTGACTATCAAAAGATTAAAAACATCGAGCCTACACCTGCTCAGGTTCCAATTATACACAAGGGGCAGTACAAACTATTCAAATTCATAGACTGATGGTGATTTAATGAAAGATGACGTTTCCAAATTAATTGAGGTATGCAGGAATATCTACGAGAGACAGCTGGTTTCAGGCAAATCAGGCAATGTAAGCGCAAGGCTTTCAAAAGACTACATTGCAATCACTCCAACCCTGAAATCACTTGGTGACTTAGAACAGAAAGACATCGTTCTTATAGACATGAACGGAGAAGCATTGACCAGGGGAAAGCCTTCCTCAGAAGCAGGAATGCATCTGGAAATCTATAAAAAAAGGCCGGACGTTAATGCGATTGTCCATACCCATTCACCTCACGTCACAGGATTTTCATTCTCATCCGATGAAATGAAAAGGCTTGAGGGATTTGGAGAAATAAAAAATCCTTACATAGCTTTAATCGACTATGAAGTGCCGGGATCAGTCGAACTTGCCAAAAGCGCATCCGACAACATTGGAACAGAAGACGTTCTGATATTGAAAAATCATGGTGTGGTATGTTTAGGAAAATCACTAGAAGAATCAGAATCCCTTGCTGTATTTATTGAAGAATCTGCTAAAACTCAGTTTATTTCTAAAATGTTGAATTCAGCGAAAGATATTTAGAAATATCATTCAGCTGAATCTTTTTTTAATCTTGCTTCGTAACCTTCATTAATCATTTTTAAAATTAACCCAGATAATGAAGTGTCTTCACGAATAGCCATAATTTTAAGTTCTTTTTTCAAATCACTTGGTAAATTTATTGTAGTTTTACTTACGTCTGACATATTAATAAATTTGCCTTTTATTTAAATATAAATTTTTCTATAAAAAATATTTGTATCACTACAAACAATTAAATATTAGATTTAACATAATTAATTTATATTATTTTGAAAACTTATTTTTAATTTAAATTTGGAGGAGAGATTATGAGTAATCAAAATATCGACGAAGTTTGTGAAATACTGGAATACATCACAAATGAAAACAGTGTTCCACGTAACATTAGAGAAGCTGCTAATGAATCCAATAAACTCTTAAAGGATGAAGAAGTAGATCAATCCGTAAGAATAAGTACAGTTTTAGGAAAATTAGACGAAATCAGCAATGACCCAAATATACCAGTTCATGCAAGAACCTTAATTTGGGAAGTATTATCAAAATTAGAAGCAATCTAATTTTTTAATATTTTTTTATTTGAAAGCGCAACCGAAACCGTAACGCCATCAAAAGCCGTTTTTTTATATATTAATTCTGAATCATAGCCTGCCGTAATCAGCGCTGAAGGCTCGCACACACCAGCAATGCCGAATTTTGACCTTACGAATTCTGATTCCTGAATATCATCTGATTTGAATAATGCCAGCTTATCCAGTTCAACGAAATTAACGGGAATGTTAAACTCCTCAGACAAATCCAAAATGCCCTTTTCGTCCTTTTTAATCTCTGCAGATGAAAACATTGTAATCCTTGATTTGTCCATGTTCAAGTCAGTTAATACCTTATTTACGGCCTCATTAATTTCATCCTTGCTTTTTCCGCGCCTGCATCCGATTCCAAAGACAACCCTGCGGGGAATTAACATTATTTTGTGATTGTCGCACACGACCTCTATTTCACCATCATTAATCCTGCTTGAAAAATAAATCGACACATCCATTTCAAGTGTATTTTCATTTAAATAATTGAATAGATAATCATAATTTCCATTGCTGTTTACCGTAAAGGCAACTTCTTTACCTTCAAGAATTGATTTGTTGAAATGAAGAATCTCATGCGTATCATCGATTGACAGATACAGATCCCGGGCCAAAACGTCAATGCCTAATTTCTTATTGACGTCAGTGGAAGTCGTTATGACCGGAGTTGCATCAATTAACTCCGCTATTTTATTTGTTAATCTGTTGGCTCCGCCGAGATGGCCTGAAAGCATGCTGATTACAAAATTACCGTTGTCGTCAATGTTTAAGACTGCCGGATCAGTTGTCTTTGATACTATCAAATCGGAAATGCTTCTTATCAAAATGCCTGAAGCCATAATGGCTATTATTGAGTCGTATTCATTGAAAATCAGATTAAAATTATTTTTTACATCCTTGTGATAGATATCACATCTTATTATCGTTGAATCATCACCGAGGAGTTTTTTTATCTTCAATGACAGGTCATAACCCTTTTTGGAAACAGATAGAATAGCTATTTTCATATTATCAAATAAAATATGGTCATTATAATTAATATAAATATTGTAAATAATCCGATTGTAAGAGACGTTAACTTTATCGCTTTTGAAATGTCGGAGACATTGATTTCATGTGTATTGTCGCCGAGAATGTAGGTGTCCTTTTTCACCAGCTGAATGTCCAGGGCTCCTGCCGTAGGCGCCATCGTATATCCTGAGTTTGGGCTTGGACATTTCCTTGCATCCCTTCTCATGATTCTGTAGGCATTTTTACCGTTGTACCTTAAAATATATGCAGATAAAACAACAAACAATCCTGAAACTCTTGAAGGAACATAATTTAAAACATCATCAAGCTTTGCCGGAAAATAGCCGATGTTAATCAGCTCATCCGTCTTGTAGCCAAGCATTGCATCTAACGTATTTGATATTCTATAGATGAATGGAATAAACAGTAATATAATAAAATAATTAATATCAAATATAATAAATAACACTGCTGCTATCGTGAAATAAAAAATGGGAGCGATATATGAATCAGTTATGTTTTCAGTCATGCTTTCTATCGTTGCAGACACGATAAAGCTTTCCGTTAACTCATCAGTGTCACGGCTGACAAGGTATGAAACTGACTTTCTTGCAATCTCAATGTCTTCAGTTAAATCGTTTTCGATGTTTTTTGCTGTTGATAACAGCATCTTGATTGAATAGGTCGATGAAAGCATTATTGAATAAACAATAATAAACAGATAATCGTTAATTGATGATATTAACATTATTATAAGTAAAATAAGGCATGAAACGATTATGGTAAATGTCGTTGTCAGAAATCCTGAGAGCCTGTTTTTCATTGCGATAAACATTGACTTGAATTTTTCAATTATCTTTCCGATGATGACGACGGGATGGATTTTCGTTGGAAGTTCTCCGAAGATTAAATCAATTGCAAGGCTTACAATTAATGTAACAACAATAAACAAGAAAACTTCAAACATAATAAATATTATTTATAATAAAAAAATAAATATTTTATTATTTATATAAAAAAATTAAAGTGATATTATGACAATTGATGAAGAAACAGTAAAAAACTGGATTGTAGATGAAGGAATTTTCAGAGAAAAAAAAGTAGATGATAATTCTGACTATCATTTTATCGTAGAATTTCCAAAGGATAACATAATGGATGTTGTTAAACCAAAAGGAAAAGATTTCATTGTTGTTGCATGCGCTACTCAGGTATCTCCACAGCACCTGGAATTAATGGCCAATACCGATGCTAAGGAAAGAACCAAATTCCTCCTTAAAACAAATATGGAAATCAACAGGTTCCTTGTAGACTGTCAGCTTGCAGTGGATCAGTCAACCAACCTATTGCAGCAGTATGTTATTACCTATCAGATTTTCAATGACGGATTAACTAAAAACAGTTTATATGACGCTTTAAAAAGGGTATTTAAGGCTAAAATCCAGTGTGTATGGTTAATCGAAAAGACTTTCGGTACAGTAAATACCCCTACAACTGAAGCTTCCAATGAAAACTCCATGTTCATCTAAGAGAGAGGGACATGTGTTTCAAGTGAAACGCTAACGAAGGTATATTAAGAACGAAGAGGTATATTTCAAGTGAAAAATACACTTGAAATCGACCTATATTTTTTTTGCTCAAAATCAAGATTCAAGACCTTATATTACTTATTTTTTAATTTAAACATCATTTTGAAAAAATCATTTTTTCTTTACAGTTGAAACCCATGTCTCGATTTCACTCCGCCGGAAAATATGGGTTACACTTGAAATGTACCCCCCTCTATTAATGACAAATCGTGATAGATTACATGAAAATTTTTTCCGTTTTCCAAAACGGCAATGATTTGTCATTATTATGGCGAGATTTTACATTTGAAATACTACTCTTTTAATTGAAATGGTACTTCGAAATTGTTAAAAATTTAAATTAATTTTATTCATTTTCATTTAAAATAAATTATGCTTATCATTTTTTAAGTTAAATTATAAGTTTTAAATAATAATTTACAAAATCAAAGGATTTTAAGTAATTTTAAGATTTTTCGTTTTCACTATTACAATGAAAAAGTTTATTTAAGACCTTGTTTATATATTAACACTGGAAATTGTACTTATGTAATTTTTCTATTTTTTTCATAATATTTTATGGTGGGAATATGGCAAACATTTTTGAAAGAGACAATATTTTCGAAGGGATACAACAAGAAAATGTAATATTTAAGGACAAAAGGCCTTTGGATCATAGGTTTTTACCTGAAAAATTATTACACAGGGAAGATCAAGTAACACAGATTGCCAGATATTGGGTTGATGCGCTGAATGACGTAACTCCAACCAACATCACAATCTACGGCAAAACGGGAACAGGTAAAACAGCTACCGCCAAATTTGCACGTTCACAGCTTTTGGAGTACTCAGCCGATCAGGACGTATTCATCAAGATTGAATATATCAGATGTACCGATTACACTACCGAATACCAGGTCCTGGCACAATTGTGTAAGAAGCTTGGTCGTGACGTTCCTCACAGGGGATGGACAAAGGCTGAAGTCGTAAACACATTCCGTGACATTTTCAGGACAAACGCATTCGGCAAGAAACTTATTTTAATCGTTATTTTGGACGAAATTGATATTTTGCTTAACAAGGACGGTGACGGTATTTTATACACCTTGACCAGAACAGATAACGTTTCAATCTTATCAATCAGTAATTTCCTTGATTTCAAGGGATTAATCAAGTCAAGGGTAACAAGCAGTCTCAACGACAAGGAGATTGTCTTTCCGCCATACAACGCCAGTCAGTTGACCGATATCCTAAACGAAAGGGCTAAACTTGCCTTCAATGAAGGCGTTGTTGAAAGCGACGTCATTCCTTTATGTTCAGCAATGGCTGCAAAGGAAGAGGGTGATGCAAGATTCGCTTTGGATTTATTGAAGACTTCAGGTTTCATTGCCGGTGAAGAGGCATCAGAAACCATCAAAAGCGAACATGTAAAAATGGCTAAGGACAGGATAGAACATGATAAATTCGTTGATGTCGTTAAGACACTTCCAACCCAGCAGCAAAGGGTTTTGGAAGCTGTTTTGAATTTGACTAATGAAAACGAGGAAATCACTTCCGGTAAATTGTATGATGCCTATAAGGAAGTGTCAAAAAAGGATGCAGTAACCTACAGAAGGATTTTTGACTTTATCAATGAGCTTGAGATGCTTGGTATAATCTCTACAAATACCATTTCCCGTGGACGTGGAAAGGGAAGAACAAACATAATCAAGCTTCAGTGCGATGAGGACCTGCTTGAATCAAGCCTCTACGACCCGACTATTTAGGGTTGTTCTTTATTAATGTCTTTAAAATTGCCATTCTCACAGGCACTGCGTTTGCCGCCTGCTTGAAATACTTGTTGTATTTCGTATCGTCAACATCACCATCTATCTCATCTATTCTAGGCAAAGGATGCATGACTATCAAATCCTTGCCTTCAAGCATCTTTTTGTTAATTATATAGGCTCCTTTTATCTTTAAATAATCGTCAATGTCACCGAAGCGTTCCTTTTGAATTCTGGTGACGTATAGGACGTTAACCTTGTCTATTATTTCATTTATGTTTGAAACTTCGGTGTAGGACATGTTCATCTTGTCCAAATCGTGAAGGATTTCCTGAGGCATCTTCAGTTCAGGTGGTGATACGAAATAAAGCTCCACGTTGTCATAAAGGCACAGTGCGTTTGCAAGAGAGTGAACCGTACGTCCGAACTTTAAATCTCCGATAAGAGCAATCTTTAAGTTGTCTATTGAGCCTATTTCCTGTTTTATGGTGTATAGGTCAAGCAATGTCTGAGTTGGGTGCTGTCCCGCTCCGTCTCCCGCATTAATGACAGGCACGTCAACCACGTCTGATATGAATTTTGACACTCCTTCAAGTTCGTGCCTTATTACCAGGGCGTCGCAGTAGCCTTCAAACATTTTTGCAGTATCTGCAATGCTTTCACCTTTTGACACGCTTGAAGAGCCGCTGCTTTCAAAGCCTATGCATTCTCCGCTCAGGCGTTTCATTGCGGTTTCAAAAGACATTCTTGTCCTTGTGGAAGGTTCAAAAAACATCACTCCCAGGAGTTTTCCCTTTAGCTCTTCGGATATTTCCCTTGACTGGGCGATGTCTTCCAGTTTGGATGCTTCGTCAAGCAGGTAGTCGATATCTGATCTTTTCATGTCCTTTATTGATATTATGTTTTTCAAATCAAAAATTTTAACCAACCCTTTTTTCTATTATATCGTTAATCCTATTAGCGTAATTTTCAATTTCCTCTTTGTTCAAAGAAGGTATTTCACCACTTTTTTCGATAAGTTTTTTGGATTTTCTCCTTTCGAGGAAGTTTCCTCTATCCGTATTGATATTGTAACCGAAGTTTCCGCATGCGAATGAA
Coding sequences within:
- a CDS encoding class II aldolase/adducin family protein translates to MKDDVSKLIEVCRNIYERQLVSGKSGNVSARLSKDYIAITPTLKSLGDLEQKDIVLIDMNGEALTRGKPSSEAGMHLEIYKKRPDVNAIVHTHSPHVTGFSFSSDEMKRLEGFGEIKNPYIALIDYEVPGSVELAKSASDNIGTEDVLILKNHGVVCLGKSLEESESLAVFIEESAKTQFISKMLNSAKDI
- a CDS encoding DNA-directed DNA polymerase II small subunit, which codes for MTNKILLKFAKKGINLSPDAYNKVMAADNPTNFASDIIVKLKSGDFKPADLISVNAKTIDEIMGGKIEEPAEDEKGDESPSPAPEIAETKEESSDDNEVNVSDSGEKVVDAKIKFKRNLEKSKVQYDFKIIQDSSNKSYTSGEIGDLISYFQSRYEKLSKILKQRPDLKMTTKVADIEDGQTTVNLILMVKEIRSTKNGHRFVEFEDDTGSISILFSNKNEELFAEAEKLVRDEVVGVIANRDGDFTIANQLIYPGVTRIQEKEMDFGVVFLSDVHIGSLTFLEGAFQKFIDWINCEYGTEEQRRIAEDIKYLIIAGDIVDGIGVYPNQDKELSIKDIRLQYDEAARFLGNVRSDIKIIIAPGNHDASRLAEPQPAVPEEYAKSLYELDNVEFVSNPAVISLDGINVLIYHGESFNELPMAIKGLSYEKNEMMMEELLRKRHLAPIYGERTPLASELEDYLVIEHVPDIFHTGHIHINSYKKYNGIHMINSGTFQTQTDYQKIKNIEPTPAQVPIIHKGQYKLFKFID
- the cobJ gene encoding precorrin-3B C(17)-methyltransferase, which encodes MINVIGIGQNRENMTLGAVKAIEESDIIIGYKKYINQIEDLIADKEILKKGMGDEIARAEVAIQKSKEGKTVSLISSGDPGVFGMANVLYQILSKYDDVEVKVYPGVSALNYASSKLGAPLNDFAAISLSNILTPLSEIEKKLKYALEANLIVAIYNPISKTRKEPFRRFKKCVLEIKGEDALIGIVDSTYEPAKETVVKVKDLTEDIVNMSCTLIVGNDLTYVQDGKLVTPRGYVIRSPIHELSRNHYEKFINGEIPHGPNRECEFYPCHWDGQFCDFCYCPFYPCGDSSTGGEWIKGKNVWNCKECHWPHTEEAVKCLRGPIEEIIEEVDDLKSKKKTLLKLRRACLLNNNPRDL
- a CDS encoding magnesium transporter, with translation MSLSSIQDFFSEHDSVIKESFIALLICALGDLFAGILLGKMTFFLETFPGLLVIIPGAIGMRGNIFGSFASRISTNLHIGMISPKFELSEQLNNNILSSFVLTLILSLFLAIIAKIFCIIFHFESIALIDFILISVIAGIISTIIMLPVTMFISFKSFNHGWDPDNITTPLIAAIGDLFTLPAIVASLYVLNYLNTSLLIKEIFTLILTVFVISAFVYVFRMSSESKKIITQSTPVLLVSSILGVSAGGIFNSSIETLLTNPSLLTLMPLFSGESGSLVSILSARLSSGLHYGLIEPLRKPEGESLHNFMICYVLAIVMFPLIGFIAENSTNILGSAGVGYLNIILISLISGLILISVMIFVVYYISITSYNRDIDPDNIVIPISTSVTDAISSLILISVSLFILGALI
- a CDS encoding Met repressor — translated: MSDVSKTTINLPSDLKKELKIMAIREDTSLSGLILKMINEGYEARLKKDSAE
- a CDS encoding cobalt-precorrin 5A hydrolase, encoding MKIAILSVSKKGYDLSLKIKKLLGDDSTIIRCDIYHKDVKNNFNLIFNEYDSIIAIMASGILIRSISDLIVSKTTDPAVLNIDDNGNFVISMLSGHLGGANRLTNKIAELIDATPVITTSTDVNKKLGIDVLARDLYLSIDDTHEILHFNKSILEGKEVAFTVNSNGNYDYLFNYLNENTLEMDVSIYFSSRINDGEIEVVCDNHKIMLIPRRVVFGIGCRRGKSKDEINEAVNKVLTDLNMDKSRITMFSSAEIKKDEKGILDLSEEFNIPVNFVELDKLALFKSDDIQESEFVRSKFGIAGVCEPSALITAGYDSELIYKKTAFDGVTVSVALSNKKILKN
- a CDS encoding potassium channel family protein encodes the protein MSIKNLLIEMKNMSELMVDLAYSAVLFNSIDAAEEVLTLENRVNAMNYEIKKESLVAARSYEDAEKLTALLEIAEAAESMANAAKDLADLVIKGIKPHPVFKMVMEESDKMIARISVVEESDLTNKTLGELFLANRTGMRVIAIRRGESWIYGPDKNTMILPNDILLLKGTDEGAELLRKLASAACSFEDIPEELEDED
- a CDS encoding UPF0147 family protein, whose amino-acid sequence is MSNQNIDEVCEILEYITNENSVPRNIREAANESNKLLKDEEVDQSVRISTVLGKLDEISNDPNIPVHARTLIWEVLSKLEAI